One Solibacillus sp. R5-41 DNA segment encodes these proteins:
- a CDS encoding DsbA family protein, producing the protein MNNVQLLQQSIAPSTCNKPIELYIFIDPLCPEAFAMQGTLRKLQVEYEHYFTCRYVLSTELASLNSISNRIKGCVSGAELDISHPALPSIAIKAAELQGKRAGFRYLNKVQEVAALNTRNIHSHATLLDVAYEVNLDMNEFTADFGSKEAARSFQCDLHLTHEMEIDEVPSIVFFNECIEEEGLKVSGSYSYEVYEHILQELLGEELVRQPIPTLEKLFDRFNTLSTAEVAEIYTISEASAERELKKRMLQQKVERLMTDDITMWRAK; encoded by the coding sequence GTGAACAATGTCCAACTGTTACAGCAATCAATTGCACCTTCTACATGTAATAAGCCAATAGAATTATATATTTTTATTGATCCACTTTGCCCGGAAGCCTTTGCAATGCAAGGTACCCTACGCAAATTACAGGTCGAATATGAACATTACTTTACATGTCGATATGTTCTCAGTACGGAACTTGCATCATTAAACAGTATTAGTAACCGTATTAAAGGATGTGTTTCAGGAGCAGAATTGGATATTTCGCATCCAGCATTACCTTCAATAGCAATTAAAGCAGCTGAATTACAGGGCAAACGTGCAGGCTTCCGCTATTTAAACAAGGTACAAGAAGTGGCTGCATTAAATACGCGCAATATACATTCCCATGCAACATTACTTGACGTTGCGTATGAAGTAAATTTAGACATGAATGAATTCACAGCTGATTTCGGCTCAAAGGAAGCGGCCCGTTCCTTCCAATGCGATCTTCACTTAACACATGAAATGGAAATTGATGAAGTTCCAAGTATCGTATTTTTCAATGAATGTATTGAAGAAGAAGGTTTAAAGGTTAGTGGTTCTTATAGCTATGAGGTTTATGAGCATATTTTACAGGAGCTGCTTGGAGAAGAGTTAGTTCGTCAGCCCATTCCAACACTCGAAAAATTGTTCGACCGTTTTAACACCTTATCAACTGCTGAAGTTGCAGAAATTTATACCATTAGTGAAGCTTCAGCAGAACGCGAACTAAAAAAACGTATGTTACAACAAAAAGTAGAACGTCTCATGACAGACGATATTACGATGTGGC